The genomic segment GTCTACATCTGATGTTTTCCTCCTTTTTACGTAGCGTGTCTCAACGGCGGAATCGCGTTTTCGCAAAAAGTGAAACGCGGTCGCGCAACACGAACGTTTTCCTTCTGTCGGTGAAATCGCGAAGACCTTTTTCTTTCACGATGAAAATCGAGGATGGAGAAGACGCTTTGCCATGctcgaagaaaaattcttttccttttcgatGACCGCTGATCTACTTTGCCCTCTCGTACACCGATTTCGATCGAAATTCTTTCGACGTTTACCGGCTAGGCGATGGAAAGCGCAGATTTTTTAAGCGTTTGGTATATTCGAACGATCGTTCGATGGCGTATATACATTGTGTAGCGACACGGTCGCGCCGCGAAGCTGTTTACCGTTCGTAGGTGGAAATCGACATGGAAACAATTGACTCGAGCCGAGACAGCGAGCTCGCAGGAGAGCCTACCAAACGTGGACAATTATTTCTCGATGAACGACTACGCTGCCATTTATGGCGTTCGCCGCTGTCGTTCTTGACCATCCAGCAGCTGTCTCGCGTTATTTTACAAACGCATCGAGGATAAAAGATTCGACGTTGCGCTCGAAGGCCAAAAGATGCATCGTTTCGAAAATTCGGAGACCCTGTGGTCCGAccgaatatatagaaatattattcaaatcgGATTCTCCATAACACCTCCACCGATGGAGGTCCAAAGAAGGAAACTTTACACCGCGAATATCATAGCTCGTTcgatatatatcgatatatatacCGTGCAGCCAACAAAATACACCATTGTTGATCATTTcttttatctctctctctctctctctccctttctctctcttcccaTTATATGGATTCGAGCGGAAAGACAAGGCTCGCCATCTGGCGTTGGCCGTGTTAAATAACCTTAAAACTCTATCGGTGCCCCGTTTATCGTTTACTTATTGTTAAAGTTTGCGTGTTCGAATCGCGACGCTCGGGGATTATCTAACGAGCATGTGTGTACACGGAAGAGCAACAAGAGAGTTTCTTCTTGCTCGTTTTTTGGATAAGGTGATCGGAAAAAGGAGGATGGAAATTACAACGGCAGAAATAGGAATCGAGTCACGCTACGGGAAAGAATCTCGAACGATCGAGAAACCAGTTGAATCTTTCCAACCTCTTAGACGAGAAGGCTGCGAAAAGTACGTAAGGTAAACGGGGCGAGGCTTTCGTACGAAAGACGGTACGTTTGCTAGCCGAGAGAGGAGGATTAGCAGTTACATGGAGAACGCGAGCTTCGCTAATACGCGTCAGAGTCTGCGGCGAATTGGCGAAATGCCGTGAACTAAATTCACGAATAATTATAAACGAATGCGTTTAAGAAAGTGGCTAAAGTTAGACATCAGCTAGCGAGCGTAGAGTTCGCGGTCAATCGGATTCGCACGATTCAAGGTGAACCGATAACCCCGACGAGCCGTGAGCGAGGAAGCGTCGATGGTTTCTTACCAACGGATCCACAGGTAATCGCGAGCCCGATCCTATTTCCGGTAACGTTACCCTCGTCCTTTGTCCCTAACGAGTCGCGTTTGATCTACTcgttacgattatacgcctTACAAGATCGTAAATACGCTTTTTCAACTTAAAATATCTACGTAAGTCGGGGCTTTTGCGGAGGCTGGTTTAGCTGTTTCGACTCGTCGCTTCGAGAACTTAGACGATCGGACGGTGTTACGAGAAAAGACAGAACGACGACTTGAAGTTTCGCCGGTTGCTTCCTCGTCGGTATACGGCAGGAGATGAACGAGCGAAAGAGCGATCGCTCGATCGATCCGATTTGTCGTTGCTCGATATTGCCGGCTGAAACCAACAATTACCAACGCCAACGATTAAGCGCGTCGGAAACTCGTACCTCGTCGACGCGAAAGAGAAGCTGGCACGGCTCGTGGGTAAAAGAGAGACGGAAAGAAAGGGGGAGTGACAATGGTGGAGTGTCGTGCAAGTCGAATTAAACTCGACTGACGTACACGTATGACCTTTATAAACGAGTCAGCGCCCATGCAATCCTGGTCGACGCATAGTCCAATTGTCGCCGCGATTTGACGAGCCGGTAATGCTAGACATTCTCGTCGAACTTTTATGAAATCGATCGACTAATTCTTCTCTACTCCGCCGCCCTCTCTCCAGTATCTAAAGAAACTTAGCTAAAACAGTCGATGGAATTCCGTCAACCAGAGACGATACTTAGGCGATTCAAAGCGGTACCACTCGAAATACGGGTCACTGTCGGCGTAGACTACGCCTAGATCGCTCGAAAATAACTAGTTGCGATTAAACGTACAGTTCGCTACGTTTCATCTGGCGCAGTGCGACGCTGGCCAATTTCCCTCCGATTATCGAAGCTTCTCTTCAAACTTAACCGATCGGACGGACCGTCTGCATTTTACTGGTAAATGAcgcgaaaatatagaaaattcgtTTACTAGCCTGTTCGCTAATACGAGCAAGAAGAAGGCAAAAATGGACAGCGCGACGTAGTTTGTACGGGCCAGATCGACGAACACCGGATGTACGAGGGTTTCGGCCGTTTAACCGGCCGATAAACGGATCGCGCGTCATCGACCGTACTACCGAATAAGTAGTTTCTGGCGaaaccatgtatatatatgttcgATGTACCCTATTCAAGGTCTATGGGACGTTAAACCGGGCGGCGTTGTACGCGGTCGAGGAACTGACGATCGTTTCTGTGACGCATACGAAACGAAGACGTGAAAGCTCGGCCGGTTCGGAGAATAAAGCGTTCGACGGCCACTACAGCCGAGAGAAAATTCGAAAGCAACCAGTCGTGAAAACCTGTTCAGCCGAGTCATCGAGTATCGTTCGTGTCCTGATCCGCGAGAACAGAATCGCAGCTAGTCGACCGAGGAAAAATCGAGTATTCGCGTAACGATCGCGATAATTTTCGATCGAGTAAACATCGCGAATCAGTATCCCACGAATTCGATCGTTCGGGTTCTCGATTATCTCATTTTATCGAGAAGCATTACGTTAGTACACTGCGATACCTCGAACCAAAGACGTCACGAAGCACCTTTAGAATTACGCGTCCGTCACAACAGAGCAACATTACCAAATATACACGCTTACGCTCGGTGGACGACTACGCACGCGGTAACCGTATTCTTCGCAGCAACGACCATCTTTTTATCTTCCACGATACCAGTTCTACGATTCTGTTCGCAACATCAACGCGTCGTTTCGCGAGGTCGTTACGTGAATTCGTTTTTCGGTTACCGCGGACGTAACCCTTCTTCCAGGCGTAATCGTTCAACCTTCAACCATACCCTTAACACGTTTTGCGTGACAAGGCACATTATCGACCGACGAAACGGCGACCGTGTCGTCCTGCGGTGATTACATTTTCTTCGGTCGGAGAAATGGAAAATGTAGTTGGAACGCGAACGTACGAAATCGCAGCTCGGAGCGTCTTAGAGCGCGCGCCAACCGATCGGAGAAGCCTGACATTTTCAAGCACGTTATGGTGCGCGGAAAGGACACGTTCGCATGAGCGCGCAGACACGGCGTGCCGTTTCGTCCTCGAGAAAGAACAGTTACGATTACACGAGCGTAACGAGCTTGGCGTTCCTCATGTTTTCGTACTTACTTTGGAGTTTGTGACGTGGTCGGCCGGCACTGATTCTGGAACGGTTTGCAAAGTGCTCCGCATACTAGCGGACATTGTAGGCCAGCCAGTTTCACTGCCTCAAACCCTCCAACGCTTCGACGATGCACCCTCTCCCCCTACGCCTGAAACAGAATGTACGAACCAACGATTAAAACTTCCTTTTAGGGAACTGCTTTTAGAATAGATTCGACGgtttatgaaaaatgtatctTCATAAATCTGAAAGACAGCCAAAGGTACGGTTGGTTGTCCTCGCGTCGACGGTCATCGATGCGAGATCCAATTTAATAAGTTTGGTCCATCGATCATCGACCGACCGTCCTTTGTTAATAACGCAGCCAACCGAATACGTTTGTTTCGAACGGCAAGGAGAATCTGCTTCGTCGCGATGCGTGCGTTTTTCACGCGACGCTCGGAATCTACGCGCTACGCTCAGAATCCGAGCGTGGATCGAGCGAAAATGTTTTCGATTCGTCGGTGACGTTACCGATCATCGTGACGCACGGTTGAGGAACATTGCCTTCGATCAGTTTCGCCGAGAAAAGTTAGCGCGATCTATTCGTCAGCCGCGTACCAATTTCGTGGAAAACGGTCTATCCACGATTTCGAAGCTCGATCTACCTTCGAGAGGAGTTGGGCGCAAACCCGAGGTTCTACGATTCGGTACGCGAACGGGAACGTGAATCCTGCTGCGTTAAGTCAGCCATAGAAACCCGACCTGTACAGGTAGGCGAGAGAGTGAATCATACCTTGCTACCGACTGTACATCGGAACGTAACATCGGGCCAACTTTGGCTCTCGCCTGTCTGACCCGTGGTAAAAGTCTCGCGCTTTGTGCCGGTCTTTACGCATACAGGTTCGTGCGATCAGAGCCAACGAAAGCTCGGAAAATAGGAAAATCGCGTGCGAACGTATCGACTCGGGGAAAGCGGCGGCGTTTCCAACGGCGAAGAAGAGAAAACGATAAACTTAGCCGCGTGGTGAATCCGAGCGTTCCAAATAGACGTTGCTTCTCCGTGTGACACTCGCGCACTGATGTTCGCTCGATTATCTTCTCGTTGACACTTCCACCGTGCGTCTCCTCGGACAAAACCAAATTTGCCGCGAATCGATCGAACAGTAAGAGTTCGAAAAAATGGCCACCGAAGAGTAAATGATGGACGGCGATAGTTTCAGTTTGATTTTCGCCGAAATTTCGATCCAACCATATGGAACGAAATCCCTGACAACGAATACGAACGGAGGCCGGCTACACGATAGCGAAGAAAAGGAAGTTATCGATGAAATCGCGCGCCTCGTGTCAATCTTATCGCGCGTATACGCGTTCGGACGTTCCAACGCGAATTTCTCGGGTGAAACAAGGTTGGCGAAAGTCGTCCCTCGCCACAGAGATTATTAGTCAGTCCGTCCTGCTCCGTTGCAAACATAATCCTCGCAAGCGTCACGATACGAAACGATTCTCTGTGTTGCTGCGACTAATTTCGACCGAAGAATAAATTCTCCAACGTTCGCTGCAACGCACACCCTTCGCCGAGACACAAAACGCAAAGCGACACGCTTCCGCCTTTGGTCGACCACTTTACAACGGGAAAGCCACAGACCGACAGCTCGAACATATCAAATATTAAGGACGTGTACGCGTATCTTGTGTATCCACTGGGCGTATCGCATCGGAGATAGTAACCACGCGACAAGATCTGTCAATGGGCTCGAATCCGAACGAAGGAGAAACAGGTGTTTCGAAGATAATTTTATTCGGACACCTGCGAGGCGTTTCCAACTAATAATAGAATCAGCGAGGGCGAGCGTGAGCGAATCGTTAGTGAATCGGTAAAACGCGGTCGCGTTCATATTCACGCGAATCGAGCAGAAGTTCGATTGGGAATTTCGCGGTGAAGGAATGACGCGTGCGCCAGCGTCGAAGCTTGAACCGGCTGTTGAAATGCGCGCACGACCGTGTCTACGATCGTGACTATACTCGTGGCCGCGGTACGAGAGATCGCGAACGCGGCAACGATTCTCTCGTTCGGTCGAAGGTGGTTTGCACTCGGAGCGTCGCGTCGGGCGAAATTAGGTTTCAGACCATCCCTATGAAGTGGGTCAGCGGTACACGCGCAGCAAGAGGTGGCCGCTACAACTACTCCGAAACTTCTCAAACCACCGGCCACCGCCGCCGCTACCGCTGCCGCTGCCACCGCCGCTCCCTTCGCGATCGTCTTTACACGCGAACGAAACGTTATCGTTTCGAGCTTGAGAATCTAACGAGCCAACGCGACTTACACTCAACAGAGTGAGAAAAACGCGTGCGCGTTTCCTATTTCGGCTCAGTGATTCGGTGAATCGCGAGGAAAGTTTCCCGTTTGTTTTGCTTCGCTTTGTTTCGCCTTTCCGTTAATTGTAGCGCGCTAGCCACGGACCAAGACTATTACATAAACTCGCGAACCAGGGTTCCATAACGTAATCCAAGAATAAATCGTTGGCTAACGAGTAACAACCAGCACTCGCACCCCTCTCCCTTTATACATCCTACCTACCTGTTCCCCTTCCTATCTATTTTCTTCGCTGGCTCGTTCACtaggaaaaataaagtttcagaTCGATCGAGAAAAGAACGGCAAAGAGACAAACGTGACGCTAAGCGGTGTAAACTTCGACGATAATAATACCAAGCTATTCGACAACAACCGGCGATACCTAACCGACAAACGCGCGCGTGCTCGTACGcagagatatacatacatacacacacatacgtaTATAGGCACGTACATAGACAGTCGAAGTACGAGTAACGACAAAATGCCAAGCTTTTCGCGCATCGAGCGTGTTTGCCTTTTAAGAAACGGTGCGCAATCGTTTGGAGAACAATGCTCGGGTATCTCGGTGATCGTGAACCGATGGTTGTGAAAGTACAGAGGGTtgttaaaaatgatcgatgcTCGTGATATCGTTTGAACGAGTCGCGTTAAATTCCATCGGCATCGTCCGATCGATCGTCGTGATGCAACAATCGGCTTGTCGTTGCAAATTGAATTCTCGCAAAATCGGTGCAAGTTCAAAACGAATAAACGAAATCGAAATAAGGAGAGAAATCGcgacgaaaaaatattttacgacgGACGATTGTAACAGTTTCGTATAAGACGAGAGAATGAACGTGATGATTCACGAATGATCGAAGACATCGATAAATCGATATTATAGCCGGTGATCGTTTCCCTGGGTCCTGACTCGTCGATCGAAAAAGGTTGATAGCATCGAGAAGCGTGAGTAACTTGCGGCGAAAGGAACAACGGGGTCTGAGAcaggtaaaaatatatttcgattaCGACGTGcaacacgtatgtacatatatatgtacgtacatatgttACGCGAGAAAGCGATCTTGACAACGAGTAAGCGTTGGTTCGGCGACGTGAccatttttccttcgttttttgCAGTCGAGTCGGTTTCACGCACTTTGACCGCTTTTTGGCGTGGAAACGCGGTATTTCGGTGGTCGTGTATACAGCTCCGACATCGGAACGATACGTCAACGAGAAACCCGGCCCCCCGGTCAGGCTCGAAGCATGCTCGTGACAGACGCGAACGAACAAAATGTGGGGTTAGGTCGGCGAACGAAAGCACGAGTAGGTGAGAGAGAAGCAGTGAGAAAATACGACGAGAGTCGGAGTCAAGAGGGAAGAAGCCTTTTCCGAGTTGAGAGCCACATCGGAGGAGACAgcagagagaaggagaaatggaaaaaaaggaagcaaCTTCTCGCGACATGGTTCGCCGGCAACTCCTTCCTCTCGAGCCTGATTTTTTTCATACTTACCACCACGTTACACGACCGTGCATATAAACGAGCGATATGGTACGCGCGAGCGCAATTTCACGTATATGTAGACGGGAACACACGCGCATGCATACACGCCAGTCATACGAACGAAACCCACACCCACTTGTACTGCTAGGTAGGACGCAACACGGGGATATATCACTAGTCCGTTAAGATACGTACGCGTCGAGATGCATATACACGCGTACGAGTACGAAAGCAGCACGCGTTTATCTAAGGTAAAGTCTCAGCGTCGAAGTCGAGGTGCACGACGAAGACAGCGGTGGAAGTGGCGGCGGCGGTGACGGCAGCGGCAGCGGTGGTAGCAGCACCAGCGGCTGTAGCAGCACCAGCGATTCAAGCTTCGTCTGCCGCATGCAACGAGTCTCCGATCTGAGATCGGCGACTAACACGAGAAATACACCCGAGAGACGATGGTGATCGGGTACCTCGGAGGCCGCACATCGGTACTCGCTCGTGTAAAGTGAGTGAGTGAGCGCACGCGCTAGCTCGCTCACacgctatttttctttctcttctcttctcttcccttcttttccttgctcttctcttcttttctctctagACAACGTTCCCTCTCGTTCGTTCTCTTTCCACTACGCCTCCTTTCCTATCTTTCTCTTACTCTTTCACTCTCTATCCCTCTCGTGTGCACGTATACTCTTTCACTCGGTCGTTCTCTGTCACTCTCTTTAGATGTCCGTCAGTAACCTAGAAAGCGGTGGCGGCGGCCATTCAGGATTACGGGACTCCGTCCGTACGTCCGCCTTGTCCGACCGATCGACCGAGGGGATACAACCTATGTTTCGTTCCGATCACGAAATCCCAATATTTTAAATTCGATTCGACCGTTATGACCGTTGCGATTGATTTGACTAATTCGACGATTTTCACGCCACGAACTCGCATAAGCACATACTCCGTTTTCGACGGtcgacgacgtcgacgacgtTGCTTTCCTAACGGTGAGACGACGAAAATGCAATCTCTACCATGTGATTGACCTTAAAATCGTGAAAACTGTCCACAAAAATGACACTGTACTCCTCGGACGCAAGCACTACTCACTAGCCGCGATCTTGGTTGAGAGAACGCACCTTCGCCACGACAGATCGGCAAGAGCACTACGGAACTATGGGTGTGCTCCTTTTGCCAGCGTTCTTACGTTTAGCTCGTCGCGAGATAAATCAAAACCGAGCCGATCCTTTGATCGAGCGGCTTCGATACAAGAGATATTTACCCATTTGTGACAGATTTTCCGTACGAGACGCACCACATTAACGACCGTCCCCCACCTATTACCACATACAGACATTACCACACTTCGATTTTTCAAGATGGCGACGCACCGTCGTCGGGTCGAAACACGATGCGGATGGGCCGTAAAGTCGCGGCGCTGTAATCGCACAAATCACCGACGCTACGCGGCGGCGAACGATGCGATAACCCGCCAACATTCGAATCACCTATATTCTCGCGACGCATTTCCTACCATCAACGACCGAATTCCCGAATTCGCTTCGAACGGAGGAGATGTCTAGGAAAAATATCTCATTTTCATACttttctacgaatattattcgaCGAATGTACACTGATACAGTTTAGCTTTGTTCGTTTCGAGTTTATCCTCAAAACATGGGAGACTTCTGTCAGAGAGTCGTCTAATCGAtagcaaaatatttttgtaacaattCCTCGTATATGTCTTTGTCGCTTTTCAAGAATAGACAAAAGATTACTCTATCCACCTGCAATTTCAAATAGGTATCAATATCTTGACACGCTACATCGGAGTGGAATGTTGCCATATTCCACTAAAATGAAATCTTACGCTGTCTTTGTTGTCGAGTAGGAACTTCTTGACCGTTGATAAAGCCACTTTGGCTGCTGGTTTTTGAGGATATCCATAAATTCCTGTCGATATACAAGGAAAAGCAATTGTGCGCAACTCATTTGCTCTGGCAACTGTTAAACTATTTTCATAACACTCCTTCAACTTTTCTGGCTTTTCACCTTGCGGACCAACCGTATGAATGACATCTAAAAAGTTACACCCATGAAAATACAACCCATGACTATGAGTTTGTCATACTAACGCTTTGCAGGTAACATATAAGCCCCAGTTATTTTTGCTTCACCAACACGACATCCTCCCAGAGTGGCGCACTCTTTCTTTAAATTTGGTCCAGCAGCTTTGTGAATAGCTCCATCAACTAGGGAATAGATATTTTACACTTTTCGATATATCGAGTTATACTTTATCGATTCTTATTTCTAGGGAATATCCCTATGTATGAATACCTCCACCGCCGCCGAGAAGACTCGAGTTTGCTGCATTAACGATCGCGTCTATTTCGAGGGAGGTGATATCTCCTTGCCATATCGAAATTTTCTTAGCCATTTCCTCCTCGACCTTTTCGACTTTCTCGAGATTCATTATACcgatatttcctttatttttagtCCAATATTCCACCCACGTTGGAATTTGGTCCAACGTAATTACGGAccctttataatattttcttttttcttctagtGGCATGGTCAAGAATTTCTCTATTCAACAAAAATTCAATGATAATCGACGACGTTTCGTGTCGTTTTATTTCCTATCGTTTCTACCAACAGAACAAACAACCAACAGCAATCAAGTGTTTGCTCTATTTTAGAACGATACAATTTACATATCGATGTTCACGATCGTATCGAACGATCGACAACATCAGCTTTACGTAACtatcgaaataaacaaaatgATCGTTTGCCTTACGTTTTTCAACTTCGAACGACATCTTCGGTTCAGGATGATTGACAGACGTAGCAAAACTCTTCTGAACTAAGAAATGTTCAACTATGGGTCGAACTACGGCGGTAACTGCGAAACGGTCGACGATGTTCGCCTGGAAATCAAAAATAATTCTCCTCTCACTACGCAGTTCACTTGGCCCTTGATATCCCCTCGTCCCTTACTCTGAGTGTCAACATAGTCTTCCACTCGAAAAAATCGTTAATGACTTTTACCGATCATCGAATTCTACTTCCTCGATTCAAAAGTTCAAGCCAAGTTCGAACCTTTTCAGCTTCGTATAGAATTCCAGTTTACACGACGAGAACTATGCCAAAGTCTTGTTTTGTTTCTATCTCATCCGCGGTCGTGACCGGTGAAAACGTAGTTGGAGGACAATAGTTGCCGCAACGAAACTTGCGCAGAGACATCTGGTGGAACGTGATGCAAACGTATCGCTACTTTTGTAATGCGAATGCGCCATCTGTTTTCATTATCGAATACTGTATTTAAACCGACATCTCTGTCCATACATGGTTCATACGCAAGATTTAATCTAATTTTCGCGTTTTAGATATATACGATAAATTCTTTTCATAGTTTACCGTTCTTTGGCCTCGTACATTACGCTCCATATACCGAGTATGCAATtaaatttccttatttttataattttcctgAAGCTGTTTAAAATTCAGCGTTCCAtggtaataaatacaatataataaaatacaaagtttATTATAACAGATGTAACGGTGACACGTATGGTGATTACCCACTGTGCAAAATCGCTGGATTTTACGAACAGGAACTTATTCACGCTAGGTAAAAGTACGTCAGAACGCAATTTTAATAATCGAAGTCAGAAGGATAATGACGTAAGTCGTAAGTAACGGTCGTCATCGTTGCGGTTCCTTTTCGAAGAAGCTGGTTTATATAGATATCAAATGACGGAACAAAGATATACCGTTATTTGATATCGTTCTATTTATGGATCAAATATCCAAGCTTTGTCAGAAAGTTCTATCAAAATAAggataacataataacgtaaataCTTTAAACGTAATATTTTCTCGTACAGAGATTCCTGCGTACCTAGATACTTAACTTCTTTTGTCACTAGTCGTAGCTGGAACGGAGTATTTCTCACGTTCGTTATTATCCAAATACTATCGATAAAGAAAACATATCGAGCTATCTGTCGAAACGGGAGCATCGTTCGATTTTACTATTCATCGTCGTTTCATTCAATGCAGTCGATGAATCATCGTTAAGTAGAAACATCTATAGATTGAAGGcgcataaaattaatgaaaagcgcgccgacgccgacgccgacgccgacggTGACGTTGATGCCGACGCCAATGTCGAATCCAACCACAAAGTCAACGCCAACGCTAACGCCAACGCTAACGCTAACATTCAACGTCATCAGCAACGCCACCCCGAAGAGAAATACCGAACGAACCTATGCTCTTGTGCTTTATTTCACTACGTTTCTGTGTATAGGGAAAGACTTTGCAGCGCATGCTAAAAGTTCCAATTATCGATCCATCTGCGCCTGAGCTTTCGCGTTCGGCACACAAGCTTCGCGTACGTCGCCTAGGTGAAATCGTCTTACGTGCAATCGACACAACCGACCAGATCGGACTTATTTGTTTCATACTCGTCGACGTTGCAAGTACaagcaaagagaaaaagatgcCACACCGTATGGATAGCATCAAGACGATATTTATATTCTGTGAGTTTCTTTAATTAGTTATTAGGCTTAGAAATAGGGCTGCTTAATCAAACTAAAAATCCAACTGATTCGATCGCGACGCAACTAATCGACTTATTGTGCTAGTTAACTAACGAGTTGCCTCGTTCTGCTTTCATCACGTTTGCAATATTACGTTGAATATCATGTTGTAAAACCGAAGGATTTTAATTAACCGAATAGTGGGAACGAGATTGGGGACATCGTGTCAATCGAATTTCGCTGACATTTTCACGGGATCGAGATTTCCATTCCAGCGGTGCTGTATCCTCCTTGCtgtattttacaattacatCGTTAATTCGCAACGTTCCGTCGAAGAATAAGATTTGAACGCGATTATCAGAAAAATAAGGGAGCGACGTTTCACCAGATGCTCCATGCGATAGCGAGCGACGTCATTTTTACGGGGCGGTTTTCATAAAGTCAACTACCCTGAATCATTCATTGGGAGTGACAGGGGTGAGAAACTTTCAATGAAAAAGTCATCGACGCGCGCACCTTCCTGGGAAGGACAGTGGCAAAAAAGTTATGATCAAGAAACCTAGCTCGTCGTATCGTAACAAATGATTTTTTCTTTCAGGGTGTGTCCTGAGTACCGCGTTCAGCGTACCTAGTTCATCGCCGATGCCGCAAAAATTGGACGACCAACTATATACGACACGTCGAACACCGAAAATTCACATCGACTTTCCGGGTTCCAAGTCCAAGTCGAAGACTTCGCCATCTCAGACTTTGGTAAGAACACTCTTCCGCAACGTGAACGAACGCAATCGCGCAAACGATGTAGAAAAGTGAATTTGTTATTCCTGTAATCTGCATCAAAGTTCATTTCATCGTCGCTTACATCTAGTTTTAATAGTAGTTCTCTTCAtcgatacacatacatacatatgcgcGAATAGTTACCTAATTGAAGTCTTAGTAGATACGTATGCATTTGTTGCAAAACTGTTATTTCCCACTCTCGACGTTTTATCAGCGCTCGCGATTTTTTTGCACACGATTCCATCGTGTGACACACGATCATGATCCTTcacctctcttttttttttttttttttataaatagtcCAAGCATAACCTGTTGCTTTTTTCGTATTGTTTTCGCGAATCATACACGTTCGACTAGGATACCTGGACTCGATTCGCCATTCGATTTGCAATTTTCACAAAGTAAAGAAATAAAGCCAGCTATTATCGTGCCGGAATATACACATAATAGATCGATATGCGATCGATTAAAGGATTTAAAC from the Bombus terrestris chromosome 1, iyBomTerr1.2, whole genome shotgun sequence genome contains:
- the LOC100645477 gene encoding macro domain-containing protein CT2219 isoform X1, which gives rise to MLTLRANIVDRFAVTAVVRPIVEHFLVQKSFATSVNHPEPKMSFEVEKQKFLTMPLEEKRKYYKGSVITLDQIPTWVEYWTKNKGNIGIMNLEKVEKVEEEMAKKISIWQGDITSLEIDAIVNAANSSLLGGGGVDGAIHKAAGPNLKKECATLGGCRVGEAKITGAYMLPAKHVIHTVGPQGEKPEKLKECYENSLTVARANELRTIAFPCISTGIYGYPQKPAAKVALSTVKKFLLDNKDSVDRVIFCLFLKSDKDIYEELLQKYFAID
- the LOC100645477 gene encoding macro domain-containing protein CT2219 isoform X2, producing the protein MSFEVEKQKFLTMPLEEKRKYYKGSVITLDQIPTWVEYWTKNKGNIGIMNLEKVEKVEEEMAKKISIWQGDITSLEIDAIVNAANSSLLGGGGVDGAIHKAAGPNLKKECATLGGCRVGEAKITGAYMLPAKHVIHTVGPQGEKPEKLKECYENSLTVARANELRTIAFPCISTGIYGYPQKPAAKVALSTVKKFLLDNKDSVDRVIFCLFLKSDKDIYEELLQKYFAID